The Collibacillus ludicampi region CGCTAGCAAGTTGGATCCAACAAACAAAAATGCGTCCCCCACAATTACACTTACACGATTAGAAGATGATCGGCTCTTGTGAAAGGTTTAGTGTTAGGGAGTCAGCGCCTTGTATCACTCCCCTACCGCACGCAACTCCACTCCGGAGGATTGCAGCCGCTCCCGAATCTCTTTCACAAAAGCGAGCGCCTTGGGACCATCCCCGTGCACACAGACCGTGTCCGCTTGAATGGGGACATCCGTTCCGTCAGTCGCGCGAACGACCCCTTCGCGCAACATGCGGATTACCCTCTCGGCAGCTTCTTGCGCATCATGCAGCATCGCATCCGTCCGGGAACGTGGCGTGAGTGTCCCGTCTGCTTGATACGTGCGATCGGCAAAAACCTCTTGTGCCACGCGAAGCCCTGCGCGTTCTCCCGCTTTGACCAGTTCACTTCCTGCAAGCCCGAACAAAATCAAGTTTCGGTCGACGTCACGAACCGCCGTCGCGATCGCTTCCGCCAGTACCGCGTCGCGTGCCGCCATGTTGTAAAGGGCTCCGTGGGGTTTCACATGTTGGAGACAAACGCCCACTGTGGCCGCGATGGCGGCAAGTGCACCGATTTGATAGGCGGTCAGCGCATACGCTTCTTCCGGTGTGATACGCATGTCGCGACGGCCAAATCCCACGAGATCGGGCAAGCCAGGATGAGCGCCGATCGCGGTTCCATGCGCTTTCGCAAGCTTTACTGTCTTGAGCATGACCTGGGGATCTCCCGCATGGAATCCGCAAGCGATATTGACCGATGTAACAAGTGGAATCACTGCCTCGTCTTGCCCGATCGTATACACGCCGAAGCTTTCTCCCAGATCACAATTCAAGTCCACACGCATGGATCTCGCCTCCTACTTAGAAAAATAATTAGAAAATCTGTGGTTTATGGGCGTATGCTTTGAGGTCGCGCTCCTTGGAGTTCTTCGTTTCGGGCATATGCTTGGCGTTCATGCTCCGTGGAGGTCGTTTCAGCGGGTATATGCATTGCGCTCATGCTCCGTGAAGGTCGTCTCGCATGGAATAATGATCAAATGCCGCGAGACGACCTTCAAAGTCGCTATTACGCGCAATGCATATACCCTTTTACGTCCGAAAGGAAGCGAGACGACCTCCAAGGTCGCTGTTTCACGCCAAGCATATGCCTTCTTAACGGTTTATAGAAAGCGGAACGACCTTCCACTCACCTCTTCGCTGCAAAGAGATACAACCCATCCAAAAGCCGCTCAGTTTCATATAGCAGCCTTAAACTTCCTCTTTCCGCACGAAATATTTTCCTCTTATGATGGTTCCTCCCATGCGACATGGGGACGTCATTCCGATACGATGTTCACTTTCTGAGAGTTCGCTATCTTTTCATACGTCTCTGCGTCAATCGGAACGAAACGCACCCGATCCCCCGCCGACAAGAGGACGGGATGTTCGCGTGTTGGATCGTAAAGTTTGAGCGGGGTTCTGCCGATGATTCTCCATCCGCCCGGCGTTTCGCTCGGATAGACACCCGTTTGTTTGTCTGCGATGCCTACAGAACCAGCAGGGATGCGGAGACGCGGCTTTTCCAGACGTGGGGTGGCCAGGCGTTCGTCCATCCCTCCCAAATAGGGAAAACCGGGAGAAAAACCCAACATATAGATGAGATATTCTGCGCCACTATGTAACTTCACGACCTCTTCGACAGACATGCCGCAATGTTTCGCCACGTCTTCAAGATCGGGACCAAACTCTCCGCCGTAAAGCACAGGTATTTCTACAAGGCGGGCGGGAGGCATTTCCTCCAGGGACAAGTCATCCAACAGGTCACTCAGGCGGATGGCGAGCTCCCGATATCCAATGATGAGAGGATCATAATACACGGCAAGGCTGCGATAAGTCGGTACCCATTCTATGATCCCCTGGATCGGCTCCGCATCCAACATCTTGGAAAGTGCACGCACATGATCATGAATGAGCGGAGAGATTTCATCACCGAATTCGACCAACAACCCCCGATCCCCGAGCGGCAGCATCCGTGCCGGGCGATACAGTGTCATGCGATTAGTCCCCCGCTTTCCCGAATGTTTGTTTCATGTTCGATGGCCGCTTCCATCGCCAACGTTTACCCTTAACCCGAAACCTACGGATACAATCAAGACACAGATCAGTTTCAACGTTCCGATTACCGCTTATAGCCCAATGATTTTGAAATTTCTTCTGCCGTCCGCCTTGCTGCAGCTAACAAGACGGGAATGTCTTTTTCTTGAAAACGCGTATCCGGGCCCGCTAGAGAAAGACCCGCTACACACTGCCCCCGATGATCGAAAATGGGAAGGCCGATAGCTGCCGTACCTTCTTCAAGTTCCGCGTAAGAGACTGTATATCCCTTTCTCCTCGATTCACGCAAAACTGAAATTAGCTTGTCCCGATCGGTAAGGGTTCTTGACGCGTACGCCTTTAAGTCGACCCTTTGGAGATAAGATTCAATTTCTTCATCACTTTTGTAAGCCAACAAGATGCGCGGGCATGCGCCGGCATACAAGGGAGCACGTCTTCCCACTCTGGTATACACGCGAACAGGATGATTGCAATCCACTTTTTCGATATAAATTGCCTCATCTCCATCAGCAACGACGAGATTCACCGCTTCATCCACTTCATCGCATAATTGTTTCATCAACGGAAGAGAAATCGCGCGTATGTCGAGGCGGTCGGCAACCAACTGTCCATACTCTAACCAAGTAAGGCCGAGGCGATATCCGTATCCCTCCGTTCCCGGTGCGAGCAATCCGGCTGACACCAGACTCGTGACAAGCCGGTGAACCGTCGTTTTCGGCCAACCGGTGACGGCAACCAGTTCATCTAACGTAACGGTCGGTCGGTCTCTCCAATGCACAAGCAGTTCAAGCGCGCGGGACAAGCTCTTACTGGCTTCCAGTACCCGTCCCCCCTCAAACTTGTAGATATCCATATCCATAATTAAGCTTTGATGTTATTTTCGGAACTTTGGTTCCATTTTTATATTAGTATAAGATTACCTTTTTCCGTCGTCAATGGCACTCATATTTGTTTTCGGCGAAGTGTATGTTCATCAAGAAATCTTTGGCAATCAATTTTTAACCGTGATCTTTTTCTTGGATGTTAAAGAACACTACTCTCGCATGATTGATAAACTCAAAGAAACAGTTTCAAATCCCCGTATGAAAGTAGTTCGATTTATGAACCTCCTGCGATAGTTAATCATGATAGATGAGGGAAACTTTAAATAAATCCCATTTGGTCAGAAGGAGCTTGTTGAATAAATCCGTGAGGTAAAATCGAATAGCAAAAATCCGCCAATCGTTGGTAAGATAAAATGAGTAAACATCACCGCGACTAGCGGAATTATCTTGATTCAAGTACTAAACATTACAAAAGAAAATCCTTGTAGCGATTCGAACGTGAGGACCTTATGGGCAAAGGAACATCCATATGTGAGTAGTGGACTTGGAAAGAAAATGATGAATATGAGAACTGGTATCGAAAGGTTTTTCTCTATTCTCAAAGTCCAATCCCATCTTGAAAACCCATATTCGGCGAAAAACGTTAGCATGTGATGACTGTCGGCGTACTCGTAAAACCACGCACACGTTGTTAGGCTGGACACAAACAACATTAGAGATTTTGAGTACTTTTTCATTGTCAACCACATTTCGTTGTGATGAACCAATTTTTAGCATATAGCCTAATAATATTTTCTAGCGTGTCTACCAGGTATGAATATGCTCGTACCATCGATTCTTGCTCATTGATCGGTCTTGGACATATACTGAAAAATGCATCGATACCATGTTGATAGAGTTCTTGATACCCTTCACCCAGAGCACCGGATACACAAACTACAGTCTTACCAAATCGTTTTGCCCTTTTCGCAATTCCAATTACAGCTTTCCCGAATTCGGTCTGAAAGTCTGTCCGTCCTTCTCCCGTAATAACCAGTTCAACATCTTTTAAATGTTCATCAATTTGAAAAAGATCTAAAATGACTTCGATGCCCGGCTCCAAGGTTGCTCCACAAAAGGCAACTAGTCCGGCACCAGTTCCCCCAGCCGCCCCTGCCCCAGGTAGGTTCAAGACATCCTTTCCGAGGTCTTTTTCTAGAATTCTAGCAAGATGGAGTAAGTTTTTATCTAATTGTTCTACCATCTCAGGGGTAGCTCCTTTTTGCGGACCGTAGACAGCGGAAGCTCCATTGGGACCGCAAAGCGGATTTATAACATCACAGATAACTTGTATCTGTACTTTTTTTAAACGAGGATGCATATTGCAAGTATCCAATTTAGCGATTTTGTCTATATGCCTTCCTCCCAATTGGATCTCATTCCCTTTCTCATCTAAAGCTCGCAAGCCTAACGCTTGTGCGAGCCCTACCCCACCATCATTGGTCGCACTTCCCCCAATAGCGATGATAAGTTTCTTTACTTCAGGATGATCAAGTGCCGCACGTATTACTTCCCCGGTCCCATAAGTAGTAGTATCAAGTGGATTTCGCTCAATGTGAGACAGTTTCGTCAATCCCGAAGCAACCGCCATTTCCACTATTGCCGTATGTTCAATCAATCCAAAATATGCCGTTATCGGTCTACCTAATGGATCTGTGGCCTTACAATGTATCTTCTTCCCCTTTAAAGCCTGTAAAACTACTTCAACTGTACCCTCTCCTCCATCCGCGATAGGAATGCCAAGCACTTCGATATTTATCCCAACTCGCTTGACCGCCTCTTTAACAGCCTCAATCACTTCAAATGTCGACAGGCTTCCTTTATAAGAATCAGATGCCACGAGAATTTTCATGTCATGATCAACTCCATGGGACTTGGTTGAAAGATTCGAGGGTCCATTAATTTAAGATGATCAGAAATTTTGGGTTGAAAATCCATTTGCCCTAAAATGTCTCGTTCTAAGTCGATGCCGGGAGCAATTTCAACCAGTTCAAGTCCCTCTAATGTAAGCTGAAATACAGCTCTTTCTGTTACATAAATAACTTTCTTATCATGTTTAGCTGCATATTTTCCACTAAAGGTAATTTGATTCACATCACTTACAAATTTTTTATTTTTTCCTTCCTGTAGTATACGAATCTTTCCCCGATCAATTTCAACTTCTAAGCCACCAGTAGTAAAGGTAGTACAAAAAATAACTTTTTTTGCGGGCTGTGTTACATCGATAAATCCTCCACAACCGACAGATCGATTTCCAAATTTACTGACA contains the following coding sequences:
- a CDS encoding glycerate kinase family protein, with amino-acid sequence MKILVASDSYKGSLSTFEVIEAVKEAVKRVGINIEVLGIPIADGGEGTVEVVLQALKGKKIHCKATDPLGRPITAYFGLIEHTAIVEMAVASGLTKLSHIERNPLDTTTYGTGEVIRAALDHPEVKKLIIAIGGSATNDGGVGLAQALGLRALDEKGNEIQLGGRHIDKIAKLDTCNMHPRLKKVQIQVICDVINPLCGPNGASAVYGPQKGATPEMVEQLDKNLLHLARILEKDLGKDVLNLPGAGAAGGTGAGLVAFCGATLEPGIEVILDLFQIDEHLKDVELVITGEGRTDFQTEFGKAVIGIAKRAKRFGKTVVCVSGALGEGYQELYQHGIDAFFSICPRPINEQESMVRAYSYLVDTLENIIRLYAKNWFITTKCG
- the pxpB gene encoding 5-oxoprolinase subunit PxpB — translated: MTLYRPARMLPLGDRGLLVEFGDEISPLIHDHVRALSKMLDAEPIQGIIEWVPTYRSLAVYYDPLIIGYRELAIRLSDLLDDLSLEEMPPARLVEIPVLYGGEFGPDLEDVAKHCGMSVEEVVKLHSGAEYLIYMLGFSPGFPYLGGMDERLATPRLEKPRLRIPAGSVGIADKQTGVYPSETPGGWRIIGRTPLKLYDPTREHPVLLSAGDRVRFVPIDAETYEKIANSQKVNIVSE
- a CDS encoding LamB/YcsF family protein, translated to MRVDLNCDLGESFGVYTIGQDEAVIPLVTSVNIACGFHAGDPQVMLKTVKLAKAHGTAIGAHPGLPDLVGFGRRDMRITPEEAYALTAYQIGALAAIAATVGVCLQHVKPHGALYNMAARDAVLAEAIATAVRDVDRNLILFGLAGSELVKAGERAGLRVAQEVFADRTYQADGTLTPRSRTDAMLHDAQEAAERVIRMLREGVVRATDGTDVPIQADTVCVHGDGPKALAFVKEIRERLQSSGVELRAVGE
- a CDS encoding IclR family transcriptional regulator yields the protein MDIYKFEGGRVLEASKSLSRALELLVHWRDRPTVTLDELVAVTGWPKTTVHRLVTSLVSAGLLAPGTEGYGYRLGLTWLEYGQLVADRLDIRAISLPLMKQLCDEVDEAVNLVVADGDEAIYIEKVDCNHPVRVYTRVGRRAPLYAGACPRILLAYKSDEEIESYLQRVDLKAYASRTLTDRDKLISVLRESRRKGYTVSYAELEEGTAAIGLPIFDHRGQCVAGLSLAGPDTRFQEKDIPVLLAAARRTAEEISKSLGYKR